The following are encoded together in the Lytechinus variegatus isolate NC3 chromosome 19, Lvar_3.0, whole genome shotgun sequence genome:
- the LOC121405951 gene encoding uncharacterized protein LOC121405951, which yields MRALFILMSTALAVSMVASQPPSYTPWPVMPPGDPLEPFQNPGEIVPNTGLTIPYLINAAGGIWQQGRAIDSAAYFCSDVLPFIASVVPEVDDSSLIWGPLCDDVREASSDLDNFDATGWCNGIIDMFFDPTNLVYGGRVRRQSSSMGYPESMELPFNIVEILVNITRDLYGIDINVIIEDVSMIRTICTANIKDHFLRPSLEDVITTFGSELMAVLLPHARPICEDFDGFLQSLMVNSSSEKTIAQDIRDLAAQAVGFSNGDALCENILSTLEDGSIQARRSFSEARFSSVFRIPESAGRCSVLLNGLIDDVIEPIVQLGYPSGMMFSITDEMIYMYTGFPGPDPVDRMCRVVEIAFTTLVDLPDSVPIQLIPETNLSVEFFINAAGGLWLRERTIDSFDFGCREILPDLLRLAPLLTNYSAYYEPICSEIREAANDLDAFDAEGSCNDLKATFMNLINQDAGRRRRRQAEDPTAPSFDIIEILEDILRDVYNIDISDESTICPNIGQFLGPALPDLVTRFVGELTNPLLPASNYYVCSDWTEYLPSVGIYTNSSYYPIILAAADIGSRMLGYENRNDICTAIQEGLTNGDEAGKRFGRNAFESAIDIFTDVDRCIRIGTDAVDDVVEPVVRVLLDHDEFEVTRYMMARYTGYSTVQEICIALETAFTELFNSTLTVTITVETLNGEELQFTDDLNNRNSAAFKRLETAFCGGVVNLIENESGARRVECTVTSFSPGSVVAELDVMVYATTQTDADGIAESVSELSADVLSFDGDSLGVSEITSMVTGGAGKIRSPSIGAIVFFALGVVTAGL from the exons ATGAGGGCGCTTTTTATTCTCATGTCGACCGCTTTGGCGGTTTCTATGGTAGCTAGTCAGCCTCCTTCGTACACTCCTTGGCCGGTGATGCCCCCTGGTGATCCGCTTGAGCCATTCCAAAACCCAGGAGAGATCGTTCCCAACACTGGTCTAACGATCCCGTATCTGATCAACGCTGCTGGGGGCATCTGGCAACAGGGTCGTGCCATTGACTCCGCGGCTTATTTTTGCAGTGATGTCCTACCTTTCATCGCTTCGGTAGTACCGGAAGTAGATGACTCAAGTCTTATTTGGGGTCCACTATGCGATGATGTGAGGGAAGCGTCGAGCGACCTTGATAACTTCGACGCAACGGGCTGGTGTAATGGAATAATCGATATGTTCTTTGATCCCACAAACCTGGTATATGGTGGAAGGGTTCGAAGGCAATCTTCCTCAATGGGGTACCCTGAATCCATGGAACTTCCTTTTAATATCGTTGAAATCCTAGTCAATATAACCAGGGATCTCTATGGAATAGATATCAACGTGATCATCGAGGATGTATCCATGATCAGAACCATCTGCACCGCCAACATCAAGGATCACTTCCTGCGGCCGTCCCTTGAGGACGTCATAACTACTTTCGGCTCTGAGCTTATGGCTGTTCTTCTACCTCATGCACGTCCGATCTGTGAAGACTTTGACGGCTTCCTTCAGAGCTTAATGGTCAACTCATCTTCTGAGAAAACTATCGCCCAAGATATCCGTGACCTAGCAGCCCAAGCGGTCGGCTTCAGCAATGGAGATGCCCTTTGTGAGAACATCCTTTCAACACTCGAAG ATGGAAGCATCCAGGCCAGACGCTCATTCTCAGAAGCTCGGTTTTCTAGCGTTTTCAGAATTCCAGAAAGTGCAGGTCGATGCTCTGTGCTGCTCAATGGTCTCATTGATGACGTCATCGAACCGATTGTCCAATTAGGATACCCTAGTGGTATGATGTTTTCAATAACGGATGagatgatttacatgtacactggATTTCCGGGACCGGACCCTGTGGATAGAATGTGTCGAGTCGTGGAAATTGCTTTCACTA CGCTGGTGGATCTTCCTGATTCAGTACCAATTCAGCTCATCCCAGAGACAAATCTTAGTGTGGAGTTCTTCATCAATGCGGCAGGGGGTCTGTGGCTTCGTGAACGAACGATTGATTCCTTTGATTTCGGTTGCAGAGAGATCCTCCCCGATCTTCTCAGGCTGGCGCCACTTTTGACCAACTATTCTGCCTACTACGAGCCAATCTGCAGCGAGATTCGCGAGGCTGCAAATGACCTCGATGCGTTTGACGCAGAGGGGTCATGCAACGatttgaaagccaccttcatgAACCTGATTAACCAGGACGCCGGCAGAAGGAGGCGAAGGCAGGCGGAGGATCCTACGGCTCCGAGCTTCGACATCATCGAAATCCTGGAGGATATCCTCAGAGACGTCTACAACATTGATATCTCGGACGAGTCCACCATATGTCCGAATATCGGCCAGTTCCTTGGTCCAGCCTTGCCCGACTTGGTCACGAGATTCGTCGGAGAGCTGACCAACCCCTTACTTCCCGCGTCAAACTACTACGTGTGCTCAGACTGGACTGAATATCTTCCAAGTGTTGGGATCTACACCAATTCATCCTATTACCCTATCATCTTGGCAGCAGCAGATATAGGATCCCGAATGCTCGGATATGAAAATAGGAATGACATCTGCACGGCTATCCAGGAAGGTCTCACAAATGGAG ATGAAGCTGGGAAGCGTTTCGGGAGGAATGCCTTTGAGAGTGCCATTGACATCTTCACTGACGTTGACAGGTGTATTAGGATCGGGACGGACGCAGTTGATGACGTCGTTGAACCCGTCGTTCGAGTCCTGCTTGATCATGATGAATTTGAAGTCACAAGATACATGATGGCCCGCTACACGGGATACAGCACCGTGCAGGAAATCTGTATCGCACTGGAAACAGCTTTCACTG AATTATTCAACAGTACTTTGACGGTGACGATTACCGTTGAAACACTAAATGGAGAAGAACTTCAGTTCACGGACGACCTAAACAACAGGAACTCGGCTGCCTTCAAGAGACTTGAAACAGCCTTCTGCGGAGGg GTTGTGAATCTCATTGAGAACGAGTCGGGTGCTCGTCGAGTGGAATGTACAGTGACGTCGTTCAGCCCTGGAAGCGTTGTTGCTGAGTTAGACGTAATGGTCTATGCTACAACCCAAACCGACGCTGATGGCATCGCGGAAAGTGTGAGCGAGCTGTCTGCTGACGTTCTTTCGTTCGACGGAGATTCTCTGGGCGTTTCAGAGATCACATCCATGGTGACTG GAGGTGCTGGAAAGATTCGAAGTCCGTCCATAGGAGCAATCGTATTCTTTGCCTTGGGTGTGGTTACAGCGGGACTATAG